DNA sequence from the Schistocerca serialis cubense isolate TAMUIC-IGC-003099 chromosome 9, iqSchSeri2.2, whole genome shotgun sequence genome:
CTCCCATTGCACTGCTCCTCCATTGGTGACACTGATGTGCCATTTAGCATTCCCGTAAGCCACCAGTGAAGAGTCTTCCCATTACAGACAATCAATATTTACCAGTAGAATGTTTTCTGCTCTCCAGCTGGCATCAGCCCTGAACTTTCTCGGCAGCCTGGATGCCACCTGCGGCACCCGTCTTGGCCATCTCAATGGGTGTCTGTATGGCGGTTTTGGCGGCGTCAATTCCACCTTTGGCTGCCTCAGCACCACCACCAATCATTCCACCGTCTGTCCCAATGCTGTCTGCCTGCCGCTTCACCACCGTCTTTGATCCATCAGTGACACCAGAGGTGGCTCTGAAGCTGCTGGACCACTGATGATGATTCACCACCTGTGGGAAGAGCAATACTATTGTTGTTACGGTCTTACGTATGAAGGCTGGTTCGATGAAGTTCTCCAAACAAGTCTATTCTGAAAGAACATCTCTAATTCTGTACAAATCCTgtaatctacatccacatttacctGCGTACTGTATACAATgagatgacaagtcatgggatacctcccaaaatCGTGTTGGGCTTTCTTTTGCCTGGTTTAATGCAGGAGCtctaagtggcatggactcaataagtcagtggaagtcccctgtagaaatattgagctatgctacctctatagcaatccataattgcgaaagtgttgctggtgtacGAACTAACCtcatgattatgtcccataaatgttcaatgggattcctgTTGgggaatctgggtggccaaatcattcacttgaactgtccagaatgtgcttcaaaccaatcacaagtaactgtagcccggtgacatgtcacattgtcatccataaaaattccatcgttgtttgggaacgtgaagtccatgaatggctgcaaatggtcaccaagttgccgaacataaccgaggacctagtccgttccatgtaaacacagcccccatAATTTCAGTGCTACCGCCACctcccacagtgccttgttgacaacttgggtccatggcttaatAGGatgtgcaccacactcgaatcctagcatcagctcttactaactgaaattgggactcacctaACCATGTCAGAGTTTCCCAGTTgtttggggtccaaccgatatggtcatgagcccaggagagatcctgcaggtgatgtgctgttggcAAAGTCATTTGCGTCGGTCATGTGTCgtcatagtccattaacaccaaatcTGGCTGGACTGTCTAATGGATACGTTTTTTGTACATCACATatagatttctgcagttatttcatgcagtgttgcttgtcagttaccacggtaatgcctgaaatattgtattctcggcacactcttgacgctgtgaatcttgtaatattgaattccctaacaatttatgaaatggaatgaccctatgtctagcttcaactaccattctgcattaaaAATCCATTGATTCCCATggtgcagccataatcacttcagaaaccttttcacatgactcatatgagtaaaatgacagctccgccatcgcattgcccttttatatcttgtgtatgtggtgctactgccatctgtatgtgtgcatatcgctatcagaTGACTTTTGTGACTTCGGTATAGTTGAGCCTTAGTCTGCCTCTACAGTGTGCTAACTGTAAGTCTGTAAGTTGGCCAATTCCTGGAGTGGGTTATGGGGAGTGCAGGATGCCTTCATATTGGCCGCTATGGGGTGAGGACCTATGTACAGGTAAAATTCATTTAAATGTTGTTCATAATTGAAATTGTCTCATTTGCTCATGTATTTAATAAAGATCGTCATTGCAATAGTTACATAGGCTATGTATcacaaaaggaaaggaaacagttagaaataaaatgaaatacaacacagtaaaacagcagatGCCAACGGGTCAGCCATGGCTCGTCATAAGTTGTTCCATGTGTAATGGCATCGATGTGTATAAGATGCAAATGGTGCCCTGTGGTttggccatccatgctgcattcacctggttccaaagtttatctgtggtggttggcacctGGCCACAGCACTGCACTTGTTGTTttaccatattccacacatttctgactggcgacaagtctggtgatctggcgggccaggacaaaaggctgacatcctgtgacaccaagacaGCACATGTTCATTCAGCAACATGTTGCCGTGCacagtcttgttgaaaaatggcgtctgggatattgtgcagaaaggatatggctacaGGTTGCACgatgtcattcatgtaggtcacactggtcacagtgccctggacaaacactgtgatttgtggttgtaaccaatagcaccccacaccattaggcctagagttggcgctgtatgtcttgtgggaATGTGGTCACTATGATGCCACAAACCCTGTCTGTGGCGAAACGAAATGCTGCTATCATTTTGACACTAACAGGATCTGGATTTGTTTGAAAATACTATCTGatcccattcctgtccccagtgatgtcgttatatacaccattgccatctagcatgtttctgcatgtttgtaaaaggtaggtggagaagtggatgaCATGCATGTAACCCATGCTGTAATAAATGATGGCAGACTGTCACTGCTGAtcatgtacgatgtgttacactgttcaacTGTGTGGCAGAGCTGAGGAGGACACATGTCTGTCATACAATGCCATTTGGATGGGATGTCGATCTTCttggggtggtctgggtggtgcaacCTGACCCATTTCATTGTGTTCTATGACCATCCGTCAACCATTCTAGACACACctgttgcactgctgaaacacttcatCTCAGACGAGCAGTTATTTCCCAGATGGCTGCATCACATTTTCTCATGCCAATAATTTTCCCTCTTTCAGACTCATTGATTTGATGGTACAGCTCAGGCATATGTCTGCAAGGTATCCTGCACATTTTCTCAAGTCACACTGGTCCATTAACTTtggtttatagtgacaacgagacCCACGGGCACATTTCAcaggtaggtggtgttgcaccgtGATATCACAGGCCAATgtgattgaaatgctaatcattcttGCAGAgattactaatgtacatgtcctgcaaatatgaatgtcctgtctctagtcatttgaggtattctgttttttcctgaacatgagtgtactttaCTACCCTTCTCTTATGCGTTCAACTATGTACTACCAAAGATAATACACATGTTACAACTTTGCTGTTCACAACATGAATATTTGGCTTGCTTCTATGTATTTATGGCATTAATCGGTTGCCAAAAGGGACTCTAAAGAAATTGCATGATGTATATTAAAACATATTGTAATAAATTTTCAGAAGCTAACCTATGGTGAAGAAGGGAAGTTGATAATTTGGCCAGACTGTTGTGTTGGTCAGAACAAAAATTGGTGCAGTGTGTCCTTACATATGTATTTGATTTCTAGAAATCAGAAAATTATGGTCTCTGGCCATAGCTTCTTACCATGTGACTGGACCTTCGTCCTCATTGAatgtcataaaaaaattatttaaacctaTAGCTCCTGAAGATTGGGCACATGTCATTGCCAAATCTTGGATGAAAAAACCATCCTCTGTGACAGAAATAAGCCAAAATGACTTCAAGGACTGTCAGTGTATACTGGCTCAAAATACCCCAAGATCACCCTGTCTCACTCTATGCAAGGATAAAACACAATATTCTGAGACCGAGGAATTGTTGTCCAGTATTTCCACTTACTTATGGGTTACTTGACCCTGATCAGTTGCTGCCTTGTACCACATGTAGCTTCTGATCAGTAACAAGAAAAATGTGGATCTGATAGATATGATTCAGTTCATGAATAAACAAGAACATCTGATTTCTACCAAAACCTGCCCTCCGAATGAATCTGCTATGTGTTACATTTCAATGTGCAGAAATTAGATGAAAGGCCTGTTTTGTTAAAGGCAACAGCAAGTTTGATGTAATTATCTGTGTTGAATATTACTCAGTTGATGGACAAACAAGAACACCACCAAATTCACAAGAATTTTATTCTGttgtacaagggtggtttgaaaagttcttggaatcaccatgagatgtcagcactagcgcaacgagttgttcacatgatattcgttggactgttTCCTGTAAACAAGTGTAACGTCAGTGCTCtctgaagagagctgtggcagtgacatggctctgttgttcccacatagtgatttgtgaagatggaaaaaatcgagattcgagcagtgttaagtactttgtaaagaaaggtatgaaagtaaAGGACAtacatgccaatttccagaatacactggaggaCTCTGCTAATTCCTATTCAAATGTtgccaagtggaaaaatgaatttaaatatggTTGGGATAGCTCAGATGATGATCTGTGCAGTGGTCAGCCaaaatgtgtcactactccagaaatcattgcaaaagtgcacaaaatggtcatggaggattgccaaTTGAAATTGCATGAAATTGCTCattcttgccagatgtcatctgaaagggcatatcacattttaagtgaagaattagaaatgcaaaaattatctgcaagatgggtgccgcgactcttgattcGCACCCGCACACATGTGCttttgccatggcaaaattacacaaactaaggtatgaattgttgccacacccaccttattcacctgatgtggCTACGTCAGACTTCCAGCTCatccaaaaactgaaaatttctcttggtggacgaagattcacttcaaacgaagaattgatagccagagttgacaactttttgcaggactggaggaaactcattttcgagatgggatcaaggcactggaacatcgttggcccaagactacattgaaaaataaaaaagggtttCAGTGATGTCAGTACTTTTTTCCTCttccgttctgagaacttttcaaaccattccCGTATGTTCTGTTTTAATGCATGCTGTGTCACATATCTTAGTTAATGTGTATTGTTTAATTCTGCACAGCACATTCGTAATAGCACATGTCTAACTCTGAAATGGTTTTGTGTCATGGCATGATTCTTTAGCCCTTCCTATAAGTGACATCATCCACAAGAGTGCAGAGGAATAACATGTACTGCCATGTCACCACTGCAGCACTCCCCAGAGT
Encoded proteins:
- the LOC126418895 gene encoding uncharacterized protein LOC126418895; amino-acid sequence: MSHLGLFAVAAVALLSVAVHSDAASVVNHHQWSSSFRATSGVTDGSKTVVKRQADSIGTDGGMIGGGAEAAKGGIDAAKTAIQTPIEMAKTGAAGGIQAAEKVQG